Proteins from one Melospiza melodia melodia isolate bMelMel2 chromosome 18, bMelMel2.pri, whole genome shotgun sequence genomic window:
- the GID4 gene encoding glucose-induced degradation protein 4 homolog yields MGARGGAARRPRPSGGRGVRERSEAERAASPGRTPAPATLAPGDPPEMPVRSERRRAGGAGGSASSAATGAAASSLVPPPPINTAQPGVATSLLYSGAKFRGQQRSKGNAYEVEVVMQHVDMENSYLCGYLKIKGLTEEYPTLTTFFEGEIISKKHPFLTRKWDADEDVDRKHWGKFQAFYQYAKTFNSDDFDYEDLKNGDYVFMRWKEQFLVPDHTIKDISGASFAGFYYICFQKSAASIEGYYYHRSSEWYQSLNLTHVPEHSAPIYEFR; encoded by the exons ATGGGAGCGCGCGGAGGCGCTGCCAGGAGGCCCCGACCCAGCGGCGGCCGAGGCGTGAGGGAGCGGAGCGAAGCGGAGCGGGCGGCGTCCCCCGGCCGCACCCCGGCCCCGGCCACGCTGGCGCCCGGGGACCCCCCCGAGATGCCGGTTCGGAGCGAGAGGCGCCGCGCCGGAGGGGCGGGGGGCTCGGCCTCCTCCGCTGCCACCGGAGCGGCCGCCAGCAGCCTGGTGCCGCCGCCCCCCATCAACACGGCGCAGCCCGGAGTGGCCACTTCGCTTCTCTACAGCGGGGCCAAGTTCCGCGGGCAGCAGCGCAGCAAAGGCAACGCCTACGAGGTGGAGGTCGTCATGCAG CATGTGGATATGGAAAACTCCTATCTCTGTGGATACTTGAAGATCAAAGGCCTTACAGAG GAGTACCCAACCCTCACCACGTTCTTCGAGGGCGAGATAATCAGTAAGAAGCACCCGTTCCTGACGCGCAAGTGGGACGCCGACGAGGACGTGGACCGTAAACACTGG gGAAAGTTCCAGGCTTTTTACCAGTATGCAAAAACGTTTAACTCTGATGACTTTGATTATGAAGATCTAAAAAATGGGGACTATGTCTTCATGAGATGGAAG GAGCAGTTCCTAGTCCCAGATCACACCATCAAGGACATCAGTGGTGCTTCCTTTGCTGGTTTCTATTACATCTGCTTCCAGAAGTCAGCAGCATCTATAGAGGGTTATTACTACCATAGGAGTTCAGAATG
- the ATPAF2 gene encoding ATP synthase mitochondrial F1 complex assembly factor 2 codes for MSSVVMWRGCRRLWWAHSPPARLPRPPPVGAGGGPVGSCGRRAYAPPAERKRFYQNVSISQGEGGFEINLDHRKLKTPQAKLFTVPSEALAIAVATEWDSQKDTIKFYTMHLTTLCNTALDNPTQRNKTQLIRAAVKFLETDTVCYRVEEPPALAELQKNEWDPVVAWAEKRYNVTIGSSTSILGPNIPASTKETFVNHLASYNMWALQGIEFVITQLKSLILSMSLIDRHITVEKAVLLSRLEEEYQIRRWGNVEWAHDYDLCELRARTAAGTLFVHLCSESSTVKHKLLQD; via the exons ATGTCGTCTGTCGTGATGTGGCGCGGCTGTCGCCGGCTGTGGTGGGCCCACTCCCCGCCCGCTCGGCTCCCACGACCGCCtcctgtgggtgctgggggcgGCCCGGTGGGGTCATGCGGGCGCCGGGCCTATGCCCCGCCGGCAG AGAGGAAGAGGTTCTACCAGAACGTGAGCATCTCACAGGGGGAAG GAGGCTTTGAGATCAACCTGGACCACCGGAAGCTGAAGACGCCCCAGGCCAAGCTCTTCACCGTGCCCAGCGAGGCCTTGGCCATTGCAGTGGCCACAGAGTGGGACTCCCAGAAAGACACCATCAAGTTCTACACCATGCACCTG ACCACCCTGTGCAACACAGCGCTGGACAATCCCACACAGcgaaacaaaacacagctgatcCGAGCAGCCGTGAAGTTCCTGGAGACAGACACGGTCTG CTATCGTGTGGAGGAgcctccagccctggcagagctACAGAAGAATGAATGGGATCCTGTGGTTGCCTGGGCTGAGAAAAG GTACAATGTGACAATTGGCTCCTCCACCAGCATCCTGGGGCCAAACATTCCAGCCAGCACCAAGGAGACCTTTGTGAACCACCTGGCATCCTACAACATGTGGGCCCTGCAAG GTATAGAATTTGTAATCACCCAGCTGAAATCGCTGATTCTGTCCATGAGCCTGATTGACAGGCACATTACAGTAGAGAAAGCTGTGCTTCTGTCTCGCCTGGAGGAAGAATACCAG ATCCGGCGCTGGGGCAACGTGGAGTGGGCCCACGACTACGACCTGTGTGAGCTGCGTGCTCGCACTGCAGCTGGGACTCTCTTTGTTCACCTCTGCTCAGAGAGCTCTACTGTAAAACACAAGCTGTTGCAGGACTga
- the DRC3 gene encoding dynein regulatory complex subunit 3 has product MTQFFNNIEPNVIDDEILQKAIEEKCPEDLGDIARKESINVNVVTEIQISFKNILQIANLWPLENLTKLQLDNNVIEKIEGLESLVHLVWLDLSFNNIEVIEGLDTLVKLQDLSLYSNRISTIEHMDTLQELQIFSIGNNNLTVLENVIYLRRLKSLQTLNLSGNPFCSEEHYRLFVVAHLPSLVYLDFKLVRKSTAKAAALKYQHLTKPLEEEEAQVLALQEVEDAKQKELEQQQAAFVEYLNGPFLFDSLHEEEGEATKLVSLPGVEELLQAYKEEFVSVCESLYNYGLEEYEKREAEVSKFYKRLHEILAVNQEESKRIISDFETRNETRLDELYQDGSGEIADSKRAQGKEEIQQLWHALMLLETLVSNDLEELLQDFKRRLDVIASTFTENIQGMFNQCRDLENQHFENVMEIVQAILKKIALFELEEDFPEDLRTLFEDKVTVVNIASVSHSIRLRKIDKRESDMLSNTYQWQKSVREKAFQRESDRNRACIEKIICFMDTLQKELDSTVVKPKE; this is encoded by the exons ATGACTCAGTTTTTCAATAATATTGAGCCAAATGTTATTGATGATGAAATCCTTCAGAAAGCCATTGAGGAGAAGTGTCCAGAGGACCTTGGAGATATTGCCAGAAAGGAAAGTATTAACGTTAACGTTGTGACAGAGATACAAATTAGTTTTAAAA ACATCCTGCAGATTGCTAATCTGTGGCCATTAGAGAATCTGACTAAGCTGCAGCTGGACAACAACGTGATTGAGAAGATAGAAGGTCTGGAGAGTCTGGTTCACCTTGTCTGGCTTG ACCTGTCCTTCAACAATATTGAAGTAATTGAGGGCCTGGATACTCTTGTCAAACTGCAGGACCTCAGTCTCTACAGTAACAGAATATCTACAATTGAGCACATGGACACACTGCAAGAGCTGCAGATTTTCTCCATAGGGAACAATAACCTGACCGTGCTGGAAAAT GTTATCTACCTCAGGAGGTTAAAAAGCTTGCAGACACTGAACCTCAGTGGGAACCCTTTCTGCAGTGAGGAGCACTACAGGCTCTTTGTTGTTGCTCACCTTCCCAGCCTGGTGTACTTGGACTTCAAGCTGGTGAGAAAGTCCACG GCAAAAGCTGCAGCTTTAAAGTATCAACATCTCACTAAGCCattggaggaagaggaggctcaggtcctggctctgcaggaggtGGAAGATGCAAAGCAGAAAGAGCTGGAGCAacagcag GCAGCCTTTGTTGAGTACCTGAATGGGCCATTCCTGTTTGACAGTCTGCATGAAGAGGAAGGAGAAGCCACCAAACTGGTTTCCCTCCCTGgagtggaggagctgctgcaggc ATACAAGGAGGAGTTTGTCTCAGTTTGTGAGAGCCTGTATAACTATGGGCTGGAAGAGTATGAAAAACGAGAAGCTGAAGTCTCTAAATTCTACAAAAGACTCCATGAAATTCTGGCAGTCAACCAGGAAGAAAGCAAGAGAATAATCTCAGACTTTGAGACTCGGAACGAAACG aggctggatgagctCTATCAGGACGGGAGTGGTGAAATCGCTGACTCTAAACGAGCCCAGGGCAAGGAGGagatccagcagctgtggcatgCACTGATGCTCTTGGAAACTCTGGTATCCAACGACCTGGAG GAACTGTTACAGGATTTTAAAAGAAGGCTTGATGTCATAGCATCAACATTCACTGAAAACATCCAAGGGAT GTTTAACCAGTGCCGGGACCTGGAAAATCAACACTTTGAGAATGTGATGGAGATTGTCCAGGCCATCCTGAAGAAAATCGCCCTCTTTGAGCTTGAGGAGGATTTTCCAGAGGATCTTCGAACG CTCTTTGAGGAcaaagtcaccgttgtgaacatCGCCAGCGTGTCCCACAGCATTCGCCTGCGCAAGATTGATAAGCGCGAGAGCGACATGCTCTCCAACACCTACCAGTGGCAGAAGTCAGTGAGAGAGAAG GCTTTCCAAAGGGAGAGCGACAGAAACCGCGCCTGCATCGAAAAGATCATTTGCTTCATGGACACCCTGCAGAAGGAGCTGGATAGCACAGTGGTGAAGCCCAAAGAATAG